A region of Candidatus Acidiferrales bacterium DNA encodes the following proteins:
- a CDS encoding glycosyltransferase, producing MNSDLKILYGYPVYPSAAYGDVEAMNKEYLARLSSAGFDVEGFCLTLDPPSAALSFRELNSMWKRGDRKLLRMYERLEKVLESKDVLINASGINLHPRFVEQLSVFTVFQCFDDPENSRNLSKPAAAAYDLSLVGNVAEVETYKSWGVKNAEWTAIGLMHNIFDPGLTYEEILEGERDIDIFLMADKTAPWRRERLEKLEVAFPHGHFYGKGWAKGILPREMELQMLRRSKIGPNIHNSTGPINLRTFYLPANGVMQICDNKSHLSVLFELDKEVIGFDSVDECVELCRYFLSHDVERRRIAAEGWRRAMKDYTETSVFRRNVELIRKHIGAQEARRNGRGIALRRLNETKWIKELWFFFVLMEKVETGTERLIRLMRYPRRLPAKLLHLITSSFTN from the coding sequence ATGAATTCTGATCTTAAGATACTTTATGGTTACCCGGTGTATCCTTCGGCCGCTTACGGGGATGTGGAAGCGATGAACAAAGAGTACCTGGCACGCCTCTCGAGTGCCGGTTTTGACGTCGAGGGATTCTGTTTGACATTGGACCCACCGAGCGCGGCACTTTCATTCAGGGAACTCAACAGCATGTGGAAGCGGGGAGATAGAAAGCTGCTGCGAATGTATGAGAGGCTGGAGAAGGTGCTGGAAAGCAAAGATGTCCTGATCAATGCCTCGGGAATAAACCTCCATCCTCGCTTCGTAGAACAACTTTCGGTCTTTACGGTGTTTCAGTGTTTCGATGACCCCGAAAATTCTCGTAACCTGTCAAAACCTGCCGCTGCGGCTTATGATCTGAGTCTTGTCGGAAATGTCGCCGAGGTTGAAACGTACAAGAGTTGGGGAGTCAAAAACGCGGAGTGGACCGCTATTGGCTTAATGCATAATATCTTTGACCCTGGTCTGACGTACGAAGAGATTCTAGAAGGCGAAAGAGATATAGACATTTTTCTGATGGCTGATAAGACTGCACCATGGAGAAGGGAAAGGTTGGAGAAACTTGAGGTGGCATTTCCCCACGGCCACTTTTATGGAAAGGGATGGGCTAAGGGTATCCTTCCCCGCGAAATGGAACTCCAGATGTTAAGACGCTCGAAGATAGGGCCGAACATACATAACTCCACCGGTCCAATAAATCTCCGGACTTTTTATTTGCCTGCCAATGGCGTGATGCAGATTTGTGATAACAAGAGTCACCTGAGCGTTCTGTTCGAGCTGGACAAAGAGGTCATAGGATTTGATAGTGTGGACGAGTGCGTTGAGCTATGCAGATACTTTCTAAGTCATGATGTTGAACGACGAAGAATAGCAGCTGAAGGATGGAGACGGGCGATGAAGGATTACACGGAGACATCTGTGTTCAGAAGAAACGTCGAGCTAATAAGAAAACACATAGGGGCGCAGGAAGCGCGGCGAAATGGACGCGGAATAGCCTTGAGACGCTTGAATGAAACGAAATGGATTAAAGAACTGTGGTTCTTTTTTGTACTTATGGAGAAGGTTGAAACGGGTACTGAGAGATTGATTCGTCTGATGAGATATCCGAGAAGATTACCGGCCAAGCTCTTGCATTTGATAACAAGTTCGTTCACAAACTGA
- a CDS encoding glycosyltransferase family 4 protein, with protein sequence MKTLSILLTTESLGPGGAERQLTELAKGLSIHNDFKLSIVSFSRKSHYDDEVEKCSPLFRISDRYDVWRLSVLRNLMKAYDAVRPQIVHSFLVMDSIYVYLLSYFRDFVWINGSIRDTIGTRDWQQYAKKKLLKLAPYVVANSHAGLEHYGFKADDRHVVIHNGIDVGRFSRANSDSPREFSICSVANFSSYKDHWTLLKAFKIIADRNVRLYLVGDGKFRPEYESYVRSENLSGKVIFLGRQTDVEQIISNMDLGVLCSYKQIGEGFPNAVLEFMASGVPVIASNVGGVKEIIRDGINGFVVDPESPKILAERIQFTMDNMAQMRPIIETAFVDVKTRYSSEIMAEKYANFYRSIA encoded by the coding sequence ATGAAGACACTAAGCATTCTGTTGACCACGGAGTCTCTCGGCCCTGGAGGGGCAGAAAGGCAGCTTACTGAGCTCGCAAAGGGTTTGTCCATTCACAATGACTTTAAGTTGAGTATAGTGTCATTCTCGCGGAAAAGCCACTATGATGATGAAGTAGAAAAGTGCTCGCCTCTCTTTCGCATATCTGATAGATATGACGTTTGGCGGCTCTCTGTGCTCAGGAACCTAATGAAGGCATATGATGCTGTCCGGCCGCAGATTGTGCATTCCTTTTTGGTGATGGATAGCATCTACGTTTACCTGCTCAGCTATTTCAGGGATTTTGTTTGGATCAACGGTTCGATTCGCGACACGATTGGTACCAGGGATTGGCAGCAGTATGCAAAGAAGAAGCTGTTAAAGTTGGCACCCTACGTTGTTGCAAATAGTCACGCTGGCTTAGAACATTATGGATTCAAAGCGGATGATAGACATGTTGTCATCCACAATGGAATAGATGTAGGCAGGTTTTCTCGCGCGAACTCAGACTCACCAAGAGAGTTCAGCATATGTTCCGTCGCGAACTTCTCAAGTTATAAGGATCATTGGACCCTTCTGAAGGCATTCAAGATCATTGCTGATCGAAATGTCAGACTATATCTGGTGGGTGACGGGAAATTCAGACCTGAGTACGAGAGCTATGTTAGATCCGAAAACTTGTCGGGAAAAGTTATTTTTCTGGGGAGGCAAACCGATGTTGAGCAGATCATTTCAAACATGGATCTGGGAGTGCTTTGCTCATACAAGCAAATTGGAGAAGGTTTTCCGAACGCTGTTCTGGAATTTATGGCGAGCGGCGTACCTGTGATCGCATCGAATGTTGGCGGCGTGAAAGAAATCATCCGAGACGGAATAAACGGATTTGTCGTTGACCCGGAGTCCCCTAAAATCCTTGCCGAGAGAATTCAATTTACAATGGACAACATGGCGCAGATGCGGCCCATCATAGAAACCGCTTTTGTAGACGTGAAAACGCGCTATTCATCCGAAATCATGGCAGAGAAGTATGCAAATTTCTATAGAAGCATCGCCTGA
- a CDS encoding glycosyltransferase family 2 protein, producing the protein MKFSLIVTTQGRPKEFNRLMKSLAEQSYKVLQLVVVDQSDNDRIEELAALYSSRFEVSYLRAQKCSLSHARNIGLRLASGIVIAFPDDDCWYARDTLLEVKGRFENGMEGCPALDGVSVRTLDWNGGPSCVRWFNKRCFVNYLNVWNTTISVGIFLSANLIRKTGPFDESIGVGSGGKIRSGEETDFVLRSLNVGAKILYDPKIFVHHEDNFSGASVSPKKGFVYGYGMGYVMRKNDYPFRFLGRFLVRSLGGSVLNLFKFRIRKSAIYISIATGRLMGFCQGK; encoded by the coding sequence ATGAAATTCTCTTTGATTGTGACAACTCAGGGAAGGCCAAAAGAATTCAACAGGTTGATGAAAAGCCTCGCAGAGCAATCGTACAAGGTTCTTCAGCTCGTTGTAGTTGATCAGAGTGACAACGACCGTATAGAAGAACTAGCGGCTCTCTATTCCTCTCGCTTCGAGGTCTCTTATCTACGTGCGCAGAAATGCAGTCTTTCCCATGCTCGAAATATAGGACTCCGGTTGGCTTCGGGTATTGTCATAGCATTTCCAGACGATGATTGTTGGTACGCTCGGGACACATTACTCGAAGTAAAAGGAAGATTTGAGAACGGCATGGAGGGATGTCCTGCATTGGATGGAGTATCTGTTCGTACTTTGGACTGGAACGGCGGGCCAAGCTGCGTTAGGTGGTTTAATAAAAGGTGTTTTGTGAATTATCTTAACGTTTGGAACACCACTATTTCTGTCGGTATTTTCTTATCCGCGAACTTGATAAGGAAGACAGGGCCATTCGATGAATCCATAGGGGTAGGTTCAGGAGGCAAGATCAGATCAGGAGAAGAGACTGATTTTGTGCTGAGAAGCCTTAATGTGGGTGCCAAAATACTGTACGATCCAAAAATATTTGTTCATCATGAAGACAACTTTTCAGGGGCATCAGTGAGCCCGAAGAAAGGTTTCGTCTATGGATACGGAATGGGCTATGTTATGAGAAAGAATGACTATCCATTCAGATTTCTTGGGAGGTTCTTGGTCAGGTCATTGGGAGGGTCTGTTTTGAATCTTTTCAAGTTTCGTATTAGAAAATCAGCAATTTATATTTCGATTGCGACTGGCCGATTGATGGGGTTCTGCCAGGGGAAATAG
- a CDS encoding glycosyltransferase family 1 protein, whose amino-acid sequence MFCLIGNKIDLDAFEWSREENVVVINSRAPIYSVSEQLALVGKAPRNAALFWSPHYNIPLFYRGKLLVTVHDVFHLANSHYVNGVHKRIYARYFFNTIRRKAARIICSSNFTASEFARLVGDAEIEVIYPGVSPDFFDIPREHSLFSRPYFLCVGNVKPHKNLGRLIKAFKKIEGDVPHLLVIVGQKDGFITGDPTVQEIIDRGPERIIFTGHVPDSLLRQYFVQSDALVFPSVYEGFGIPPLEAMACGIPVLASRIESVKEICKDSVLYMDPLDIDDISEKMRLVVHDTSLRSALVEHGASCVRTYNYESTAKKIADLMSQIIEDGASKR is encoded by the coding sequence ATGTTTTGCCTCATTGGGAACAAGATTGATCTGGATGCGTTTGAGTGGTCGCGAGAGGAAAACGTAGTCGTTATTAACAGTCGGGCCCCGATTTACTCAGTTAGCGAACAGTTGGCTTTGGTGGGGAAGGCGCCTCGAAATGCAGCACTCTTTTGGTCGCCTCACTATAATATTCCCTTATTCTATCGAGGAAAATTATTGGTCACCGTCCATGATGTTTTCCATTTGGCGAATTCCCATTATGTGAATGGCGTTCATAAGAGAATTTATGCCAGGTATTTCTTCAATACTATTAGAAGAAAAGCGGCTAGGATCATATGCAGCTCTAACTTCACAGCTAGCGAGTTTGCCCGTTTGGTCGGGGATGCGGAGATTGAGGTGATTTATCCGGGTGTCTCACCTGATTTTTTTGATATTCCCCGCGAGCATAGTCTATTTTCACGTCCTTACTTTCTATGTGTTGGCAATGTGAAGCCTCATAAAAATCTTGGCAGACTTATCAAGGCGTTTAAGAAAATAGAAGGCGACGTACCCCATCTCCTCGTAATAGTAGGTCAGAAGGACGGTTTCATAACAGGAGATCCAACCGTGCAAGAAATCATAGACAGGGGACCAGAAAGGATAATATTCACGGGTCATGTCCCTGATTCGTTGTTAAGGCAATATTTTGTTCAAAGTGATGCGCTCGTTTTTCCTTCAGTATATGAGGGGTTTGGCATCCCACCGCTAGAAGCGATGGCTTGCGGTATTCCGGTCCTTGCTTCGAGAATCGAAAGCGTGAAAGAAATCTGTAAGGATTCCGTCTTGTACATGGATCCTTTGGACATTGATGATATTTCAGAAAAGATGAGGTTAGTCGTCCATGATACATCACTGAGAAGCGCGCTTGTCGAACACGGTGCAAGTTGTGTCAGGACGTACAACTACGAATCGACCGCGAAAAAAATTGCCGATTTGATGTCTCAGATTATCGAGGATGGTGCATCCAAAAGATGA
- a CDS encoding glycosyltransferase family 4 protein, which yields MIINRAKDKNRKLKIAIVTEDFLPFYGGQEVRYLELAEKLSEYGSSVDIFTMRVYPQTEPEERFGLVNVYRITNALRYKNSIWGRRNPIDIIRFTFSIFRKRRELSGYDIVLFNIWPLLPPLLIPFFLNTVSVVDWCEIRRSFLWNIVYKLLARKGLFHIGVSKDICEQLVDHYSIDPKGVMPILSGVDFCGLNSAVRNKSRGMLLFMSRFTQHKDPEIVLEAFRYGGLFDRGYNLHLVGHGELYDGLKNKYLLEKGVVFHGSVSDRDKAVLLSEAMVLILPSRREGFPRVIAEASATGTPTITTNDLGNGGADVVSEYGIGWVCSHSPQDISRTILEHISLDNKEWMAVSENCIAVAKEKFSWDRVANDFLGFISRIGSFGDA from the coding sequence ATGATTATCAATAGAGCAAAAGACAAAAATAGAAAATTAAAAATCGCCATCGTCACGGAAGATTTTCTTCCTTTCTATGGTGGGCAGGAAGTCAGGTATTTGGAGCTCGCCGAGAAACTTTCCGAGTACGGAAGCAGTGTAGACATATTCACTATGAGAGTATATCCTCAAACCGAACCTGAGGAACGGTTTGGCCTCGTCAATGTATATAGGATAACAAACGCCTTGCGTTACAAGAACTCCATCTGGGGGAGGCGAAATCCAATAGACATCATTCGCTTTACATTTTCGATATTCCGGAAAAGGCGGGAACTCTCAGGATATGACATCGTTCTTTTCAACATTTGGCCTCTATTGCCGCCTTTGTTAATCCCTTTCTTTCTGAACACTGTGTCAGTAGTCGATTGGTGCGAAATCCGGCGATCATTTCTTTGGAATATTGTTTACAAACTCTTGGCAAGAAAAGGGCTTTTTCACATCGGTGTCAGCAAAGATATTTGCGAACAACTTGTCGACCACTATTCGATTGATCCCAAAGGAGTCATGCCAATTCTAAGCGGAGTAGATTTTTGTGGCTTAAATTCTGCTGTCCGCAACAAAAGCCGGGGCATGCTTCTCTTCATGAGCAGGTTCACTCAACACAAGGATCCGGAGATTGTCCTTGAGGCATTCAGATATGGTGGTCTTTTCGACCGTGGATATAATTTACATCTCGTGGGACACGGCGAACTATACGATGGTTTGAAAAACAAGTATCTTTTGGAAAAAGGCGTCGTTTTTCATGGGAGCGTTTCCGATAGAGACAAAGCCGTCCTACTGTCTGAAGCAATGGTGTTAATACTCCCGTCCAGAAGAGAGGGATTCCCGCGAGTCATCGCGGAAGCTTCCGCGACTGGAACGCCCACCATTACCACCAATGATCTGGGGAACGGTGGGGCCGACGTGGTAAGTGAGTATGGAATCGGGTGGGTTTGTTCGCATAGCCCTCAGGACATAAGTAGAACGATCCTGGAACATATTAGTTTGGATAACAAAGAGTGGATGGCAGTATCAGAGAATTGCATAGCAGTAGCTAAGGAAAAGTTTAGCTGGGATCGAGTCGCGAATGACTTTTTGGGATTCATTTCGAGGATAGGTAGCTTTGGTGACGCCTGA
- a CDS encoding NAD(P)-dependent oxidoreductase → MSSEVVLVTGGIGFIGMHVIQELHGRGIKDVSIVDNLFKGKKEFMQEFKTAVDFFPLDINSPNLDDLFKAKRFSMVIHLAAIHSIPYCISNPVGVCDVNIKGTQSIIERCKKFNVARIFHASSGAVYKPSNHRHTEDDIAEPIEIYGVSKLANEYQVKLLSNATGARCVVGRIFNVVGGFETNEHLIPDLLNRMKHSCCIEVGALDPVRDYVHVKDVARAIVDSTLNSENRFDVLNIGSGEGYSVRQVIDILSQIVSKEVRFETTETLVRKIERPHLLADIRKIHSIFGWEPQYHLTDALKDAANYFEVI, encoded by the coding sequence ATGAGTAGCGAAGTAGTACTGGTGACAGGTGGAATCGGCTTCATCGGAATGCATGTGATCCAAGAATTGCACGGTCGAGGGATAAAGGATGTTTCTATCGTTGACAACTTGTTCAAGGGAAAAAAGGAGTTCATGCAAGAATTTAAGACGGCAGTCGATTTCTTCCCGTTGGACATCAATTCCCCCAATCTTGATGATCTGTTTAAAGCGAAAAGATTTTCGATGGTCATACACCTTGCGGCGATTCATTCGATACCATACTGCATTTCCAATCCGGTTGGTGTGTGTGATGTGAACATAAAGGGGACTCAATCTATTATCGAGAGGTGCAAGAAGTTTAACGTCGCCCGCATTTTTCATGCATCGAGCGGTGCGGTATATAAACCCAGCAATCATAGACATACAGAAGATGATATTGCGGAACCAATCGAAATATACGGTGTGTCAAAATTGGCGAATGAATATCAAGTGAAGCTCCTATCAAATGCTACAGGAGCTAGGTGCGTCGTCGGGCGGATATTCAACGTAGTTGGAGGATTTGAAACGAATGAACATCTCATACCTGACTTGTTGAACAGAATGAAACACAGTTGCTGCATCGAGGTGGGAGCGCTGGACCCTGTCCGGGACTATGTACACGTGAAGGATGTAGCTCGAGCGATTGTGGATAGTACGCTGAATTCAGAAAACAGGTTTGATGTACTAAACATAGGGAGCGGTGAAGGTTATAGCGTCAGGCAGGTAATTGACATTTTATCCCAAATTGTTTCTAAGGAAGTAAGATTCGAGACTACCGAAACGCTCGTTAGAAAGATTGAAAGGCCACACCTTCTGGCCGATATTCGAAAGATTCATTCAATATTTGGTTGGGAACCTCAATATCATCTCACAGATGCCCTTAAGGATGCGGCTAACTATTTTGAGGTAATCTAG
- a CDS encoding NAD-dependent epimerase/dehydratase family protein: MPERKEALVCGAGGFIGGHLVRRLKEEGLWVRGVDLKFPEFRKSDANDFIIGDLRDPVVCENVIDRPFDEVFQLAADMGGAGFVFTGENDADIIHNSAIINLNIAHAAVDARVKKIFYSSSACIYPAYNQENPDNPKCSEDSAYPAAPDSEYGWEKLFSEHVYLAFHRNYGLNVRIARFHNIFGPEGTWNGGREKAPAAMCRKVAETEDGSEIEIWGDGKQTRSFLYIDECLDALRRLMDAEFPGPVNIGSEEMVSVDQLAEMVMDIASKKLSIRHVSGPLGVRGRNSDNRLIYEKLHWKPKQSLRSGLEKTYPWIKKQVEQAKATVK, encoded by the coding sequence ATGCCTGAAAGAAAAGAGGCACTTGTCTGCGGTGCTGGAGGATTCATAGGTGGTCATTTGGTTCGGAGATTGAAAGAAGAGGGTCTTTGGGTCAGAGGTGTGGATCTGAAGTTTCCTGAGTTCAGAAAGAGTGATGCGAATGACTTTATCATTGGTGACTTGAGGGATCCGGTCGTTTGCGAGAATGTTATAGACCGACCTTTCGATGAAGTCTTCCAACTTGCGGCAGACATGGGTGGAGCCGGATTTGTCTTCACGGGCGAGAATGACGCGGACATCATTCACAATTCGGCGATCATAAATCTCAATATTGCACACGCAGCAGTGGATGCAAGAGTAAAGAAAATATTTTACTCTTCTTCTGCATGCATTTATCCGGCATATAATCAGGAGAATCCGGACAATCCGAAGTGTTCTGAAGATTCTGCATATCCTGCTGCCCCGGATAGTGAATATGGCTGGGAAAAACTATTCAGTGAACATGTTTATTTGGCGTTTCACAGAAACTATGGGTTGAATGTTCGTATAGCCAGATTCCACAACATATTTGGACCAGAAGGGACATGGAACGGCGGTCGAGAAAAAGCTCCAGCGGCCATGTGTAGAAAGGTAGCGGAGACCGAGGACGGGAGCGAAATTGAGATATGGGGGGATGGAAAGCAAACCAGGTCATTTCTTTACATTGATGAATGCCTAGATGCACTCCGCCGCTTAATGGATGCGGAATTTCCAGGCCCGGTAAATATTGGCTCTGAAGAGATGGTTTCTGTCGACCAGCTTGCTGAAATGGTAATGGATATTGCCAGCAAGAAGCTCTCGATTAGACATGTTTCTGGTCCCCTTGGAGTTAGAGGGAGAAATTCCGACAATCGATTGATTTACGAAAAGCTTCATTGGAAACCTAAGCAAAGTCTGAGGTCTGGATTAGAAAAAACATATCCGTGGATCAAAAAGCAGGTTGAGCAGGCAAAGGCAACTGTAAAGTAA
- a CDS encoding exopolysaccharide biosynthesis polyprenyl glycosylphosphotransferase encodes MHPSLRSVYLLRVIIDLLVLVIAFTIAVFGAICFSHAELAFEHLTNFCVGLLAIWVITAGPAHVYDDFRSRSLAVEILTVLKNCFAQVIALVFLLFFSKETLLSRAFVLSYGVVIVIMLSTEKIAIRGILKRIRKHGKNMRNLLIIGAGHIGRGFADNVHENPFLGYNVVGFVDDNRKDQLNGRYLGPLSELGSILRQKKIDDIVVALPASAHQKIIECIQAGATFGKRVRIIPNFIKQSPLRYYESSMIGGFPVIGVGTVPLDQVHLRIVKRLFDLIVSSFVILFVLIWLIPLIYALQKIFSPGSVFFAQARIGRGGKIFKCFKFRSMHEINSNHANFTPTSQSDGRVTRLGRILRKTNLDEMPQFINVFSGSMSIVGPRAHPVCFHNEYIQYVEHIRLRNLVKPGITGWAQVNGLRGDSPNREENKKKILERVEYDLWYIENWSFWLDVWIMLKTIWRTIVGDPKAC; translated from the coding sequence ATGCATCCATCTCTTAGATCGGTTTATTTGTTAAGGGTTATCATTGATTTATTGGTTTTGGTAATCGCCTTTACGATCGCAGTTTTCGGCGCAATATGTTTTAGTCATGCCGAACTCGCGTTTGAGCATTTGACAAACTTTTGTGTTGGCCTCCTTGCTATATGGGTCATAACGGCGGGACCTGCTCATGTCTATGATGACTTTCGATCAAGATCACTGGCTGTGGAAATCCTGACAGTATTGAAAAACTGTTTCGCGCAGGTGATTGCCCTTGTCTTTCTGCTCTTTTTTTCAAAGGAGACCTTGCTGTCAAGGGCCTTTGTGTTATCATACGGAGTGGTAATTGTTATAATGCTATCGACGGAAAAAATTGCCATCAGAGGAATACTCAAGCGTATTAGGAAGCACGGGAAAAATATGCGGAATCTCCTCATCATAGGAGCCGGTCATATAGGGAGAGGTTTTGCAGACAATGTTCATGAGAACCCATTCCTCGGATATAATGTGGTGGGTTTCGTAGACGACAACAGAAAAGATCAACTTAATGGCAGATACTTGGGGCCCTTGTCTGAGCTGGGCTCAATCCTCAGACAGAAAAAGATCGACGACATTGTCGTGGCGCTTCCCGCTTCAGCTCACCAGAAGATAATCGAGTGTATCCAAGCCGGGGCTACATTTGGAAAAAGAGTAAGGATTATTCCAAATTTTATAAAACAATCTCCCCTTAGGTATTATGAATCCTCAATGATTGGAGGGTTTCCCGTAATCGGTGTTGGTACCGTTCCGCTTGATCAAGTCCATCTGCGCATAGTCAAGAGGCTATTTGACTTAATAGTATCTTCGTTCGTTATACTGTTCGTCTTGATATGGTTGATACCTCTGATCTATGCATTGCAGAAAATATTTTCTCCGGGATCGGTTTTTTTCGCGCAAGCAAGAATCGGTCGAGGTGGTAAAATATTCAAGTGCTTCAAGTTCCGATCCATGCATGAGATCAATTCAAATCATGCAAATTTTACTCCGACTTCTCAAAGTGACGGAAGAGTCACCAGGCTCGGACGAATTCTTAGAAAAACAAACCTCGATGAAATGCCCCAGTTTATTAACGTGTTTTCCGGTAGCATGTCAATCGTAGGCCCAAGAGCACATCCGGTGTGTTTCCATAACGAGTATATTCAGTATGTTGAACATATCAGGCTAAGAAATTTGGTGAAACCAGGCATTACAGGTTGGGCTCAGGTAAATGGTCTCAGAGGAGATTCACCCAATCGAGAGGAAAACAAAAAAAAGATTCTTGAGCGCGTTGAATATGACCTTTGGTATATTGAAAACTGGTCATTCTGGCTCGACGTTTGGATTATGCTTAAAACTATATGGCGGACAATAGTGGGAGATCCCAAGGCATGCTGA